A single genomic interval of Luteolibacter arcticus harbors:
- a CDS encoding enolase C-terminal domain-like protein: protein MITRIATRDARYPIGSGHGSDAIHRDPIYSYATLLLHDDSGLTGTGLAFTLGEGNDLVCRAAEFYAARLVGRDIEEVMADFGNLQRAMADEQQFRWLGPHKGVVQLALASVTNACWDLWAKKRGVPLWKLLIDLKPAEVVATLDLSYLEDYLMPADALSILEAAEPTRESRSGVLKSGYTGYDTSVGWFNYSDEQVRENTRKAVAAGFTAMKLKVGSKEAERDIRRANIVREAAGDEVRVMVDANQQWTLPQALDICRKLLPMDPFWIEEPTHPDDILAHKTLADVIGRHRVATGEHVPNRVIFKNYLQMECMGFCQVDAVRVAGVSEFLAISLMARKAGIPVVPHVGDMGQLHQHLVLFNHIGLGHEALFLEHIPHLRGHFVHPVRVEGGVYQTPQEPGASCDLL from the coding sequence ATGATCACCCGCATTGCCACTCGCGACGCCCGCTACCCGATCGGTTCCGGCCATGGCTCGGACGCCATTCATCGCGACCCGATTTACTCCTACGCCACGCTGCTCCTGCATGACGACTCGGGCCTGACCGGGACCGGACTCGCCTTCACCTTGGGCGAGGGGAACGATCTCGTCTGCCGCGCCGCTGAGTTCTACGCCGCTCGCCTCGTCGGGCGCGACATCGAGGAGGTCATGGCTGATTTCGGCAACCTCCAGCGCGCCATGGCCGATGAGCAGCAGTTCCGCTGGCTCGGACCGCACAAGGGCGTGGTGCAGCTCGCGCTCGCCTCCGTCACCAACGCCTGTTGGGACCTCTGGGCCAAGAAGCGCGGCGTCCCGCTCTGGAAGCTCCTTATCGACCTCAAGCCGGCCGAAGTCGTCGCCACGCTCGACCTCTCCTATCTCGAGGATTACCTCATGCCCGCTGACGCGCTCTCGATCCTCGAAGCCGCCGAGCCGACCCGAGAATCCCGCAGCGGCGTCTTGAAAAGCGGATACACCGGCTATGACACCTCCGTTGGCTGGTTCAACTATTCCGACGAGCAGGTGCGTGAGAATACAAGGAAGGCCGTCGCCGCCGGATTCACCGCCATGAAACTCAAGGTCGGCTCGAAGGAGGCGGAGCGCGACATCCGCCGCGCCAACATCGTCCGCGAGGCGGCCGGAGACGAGGTGCGCGTGATGGTGGACGCGAACCAGCAGTGGACGCTTCCGCAGGCGCTCGACATCTGCAGGAAGCTGCTCCCGATGGACCCTTTCTGGATCGAGGAACCGACGCACCCGGACGACATCCTTGCGCACAAGACGCTCGCTGATGTGATCGGCCGTCACCGCGTCGCCACCGGCGAGCATGTGCCGAACCGCGTCATCTTTAAGAATTACCTCCAGATGGAGTGCATGGGCTTCTGCCAGGTGGACGCCGTGCGCGTGGCCGGTGTGAGCGAGTTCCTCGCGATCAGCCTGATGGCCCGCAAGGCCGGCATCCCCGTCGTGCCGCACGTCGGCGACATGGGCCAGCTCCACCAGCACCTCGTGCTCTTCAACCATATCGGGCTGGGCCACGAGGCGCTCTTTCTCGAGCACATTCCTCACCTGCGCGGGCACTTCGTTCATCCCGTCCGCGTCGAGGGCGGCGTCTATCAGACGCCTCAGGAACCGGGCGCATCGTGTGACTTGCTCTGA
- a CDS encoding SDR family NAD(P)-dependent oxidoreductase — translation MSPSSQALVTGAGSGIGRAIALRLAAAGAHIHILELRAEAGEETAVAIREGGGSASVVAADVSDTESVREAFASLDRLDILVNNAGIAHIGNVLNTTPADLDRLYQVNVRGVYHCLHFGVAKMLASGGGSIVNLASIASKVGIADRFAYSMTKGAVLTMTLSVARDFVDKGIRCNCICPARVHTPFVDGFLAANYPGREAEMFAKLSASQPIGRMGTPEEVAALAAFLCSPEASFITGSAYDLDGGFTLLR, via the coding sequence ATGAGTCCTTCCTCTCAAGCCCTCGTGACCGGTGCTGGATCCGGTATTGGCCGTGCCATCGCGCTCCGTCTGGCTGCAGCCGGCGCTCACATTCACATCCTGGAACTCCGCGCGGAAGCTGGCGAGGAGACCGCAGTCGCCATCCGCGAGGGCGGCGGCAGTGCATCGGTCGTCGCCGCCGATGTCTCCGATACCGAATCGGTCCGCGAAGCCTTTGCCTCGCTCGATCGCCTCGACATCCTGGTCAACAACGCCGGCATCGCCCATATCGGCAATGTCCTCAACACCACACCGGCCGATCTCGATCGTCTCTATCAGGTCAATGTCCGCGGTGTGTACCACTGTCTCCACTTTGGCGTCGCCAAGATGCTCGCCAGTGGCGGAGGCTCGATCGTCAATCTGGCGTCCATCGCTTCAAAGGTCGGCATCGCCGATCGCTTTGCTTACAGCATGACGAAGGGTGCGGTGCTCACCATGACGCTCTCGGTAGCCCGCGATTTCGTGGACAAGGGTATCCGCTGTAACTGCATTTGCCCGGCCCGCGTTCACACACCCTTTGTCGATGGCTTCCTCGCCGCGAACTATCCGGGACGTGAAGCGGAAATGTTTGCCAAACTGTCTGCCTCGCAGCCGATCGGCCGCATGGGCACTCCGGAGGAAGTCGCCGCCCTCGCTGCTTTCCTTTGCTCCCCTGAGGCCTCATTCATCACCGGCTCCGCCTACGATCTCGACGGCGGCTTCACCTTGCTCCGCTAA
- a CDS encoding ROK family protein, with translation MFPKIALDPILAADTGGTIIKLGVVQNGTVLAGKSIPAQSDRPLAERLPVIAGVWRELCREAGVAPRDCAGIGISFPSIMNPVTGRILTHFGKYVDAMEIDFKRWAKDLFGLPLTIENDARAALIGEWQYGAGRNCDNLVMITLGTGLGSAALINGHPLRGKHGQAAILGGHSTLNHAGAICRVCGNIGCAENEASTASLPLHAKSMTGFEQSLLAREATIDYMAVFRLAALGDRVCRQLRDQSLGVWGAFAANLVLAYDPERVLIGGGISASDEVIGAIREYIHQHALTPWGKVAVERAGLGDDAALLGCEWLGRNTTPAATLP, from the coding sequence ATGTTCCCAAAGATCGCTCTCGATCCGATTCTCGCTGCCGATACCGGCGGCACGATCATCAAACTCGGCGTCGTTCAAAACGGCACCGTGCTCGCGGGAAAATCCATTCCCGCGCAGTCGGATCGACCACTGGCGGAGCGGCTGCCGGTCATCGCCGGAGTGTGGCGCGAGTTGTGCCGGGAGGCCGGAGTTGCCCCGCGGGATTGCGCCGGGATCGGCATCTCATTTCCGAGCATCATGAACCCGGTGACGGGGCGGATCCTGACTCATTTCGGGAAGTACGTCGACGCGATGGAAATCGATTTCAAAAGGTGGGCGAAGGATCTCTTCGGCCTCCCCCTGACGATTGAGAATGATGCGCGTGCGGCGCTCATCGGCGAGTGGCAGTACGGCGCGGGCCGTAATTGCGACAACCTGGTGATGATCACCCTTGGCACCGGCCTTGGCAGCGCGGCGCTGATCAACGGCCACCCTCTGCGGGGCAAGCACGGGCAAGCGGCCATCCTGGGCGGACATAGCACCCTCAACCACGCCGGCGCAATCTGCCGCGTCTGCGGCAACATCGGCTGCGCCGAAAACGAAGCCTCCACCGCTTCCCTGCCGCTCCACGCGAAGAGCATGACTGGCTTCGAGCAAAGCCTGCTGGCCCGGGAAGCCACGATCGACTACATGGCGGTCTTCCGCCTTGCCGCCCTTGGCGACCGCGTTTGCCGGCAATTGCGCGACCAAAGCCTGGGCGTCTGGGGAGCCTTCGCGGCCAACCTCGTGCTGGCTTACGATCCCGAGCGCGTCCTCATTGGTGGTGGCATTTCCGCCAGTGATGAAGTCATCGGTGCCATACGTGAATACATCCACCAACATGCCCTGACGCCTTGGGGTAAGGTCGCTGTGGAACGTGCCGGCCTCGGCGACGACGCCGCCCTGTTAGGCTGCGAGTGGCTGGGCAGGAATACCACGCCTGCCGCCACCCTGCCGTAA
- a CDS encoding SDR family NAD(P)-dependent oxidoreductase, with amino-acid sequence MLLKDHVIFLTGGSTGIGLDCAKAYAAEGAKVALVARNGELAAQAATALGPDHLGFACDVSSDADVKAAIGQVLARYGKLDAIHNNAGIATPSKPLHETTDEEWDALFNINLKSVLHTTRHGIVALRASRGCILNTSSLVGVIGQEIHAAYTASKGGMNTLTKSMALDYAKEGIRVNAVCPAGTWTPMLRQWAAEQPDPAGITQYLDDIHALGYCPEGDVVADACVFLLSSKSRFITGHIMHVSGGAEIGYRAVRQGCDEVPSGPAHSDTGTRLQSAADQSMGNGEPKEAVTTH; translated from the coding sequence ATGCTACTCAAGGATCACGTCATTTTCCTCACCGGTGGTTCCACCGGGATCGGGCTCGATTGTGCGAAGGCGTATGCGGCGGAAGGCGCCAAGGTCGCGCTGGTGGCACGAAACGGCGAGCTCGCCGCACAAGCTGCCACCGCCCTCGGTCCCGACCACCTGGGTTTCGCCTGCGATGTCTCCAGCGATGCTGACGTCAAGGCCGCCATCGGGCAGGTGCTTGCTCGCTACGGGAAGCTCGATGCCATCCATAACAACGCTGGCATCGCGACGCCGAGCAAGCCGCTCCACGAAACCACGGACGAGGAGTGGGATGCCCTCTTCAACATCAACCTCAAGAGCGTGCTCCACACCACGCGACACGGGATCGTGGCATTGCGCGCCTCGCGAGGGTGCATCCTCAACACCTCCAGCCTGGTCGGCGTGATCGGCCAGGAAATCCATGCCGCCTACACCGCCAGCAAGGGCGGCATGAACACGCTCACCAAGTCGATGGCGCTCGACTATGCCAAAGAAGGGATCCGGGTGAACGCCGTCTGCCCGGCCGGCACCTGGACGCCGATGCTCCGCCAGTGGGCTGCCGAACAACCCGACCCAGCGGGGATTACCCAGTACCTGGATGACATCCACGCCTTGGGCTATTGCCCGGAGGGCGACGTTGTCGCGGATGCCTGCGTGTTCCTGCTTTCCTCCAAGTCGCGGTTCATCACGGGGCACATCATGCATGTCTCGGGCGGAGCTGAGATCGGCTACCGCGCTGTACGGCAAGGGTGCGATGAAGTTCCTTCCGGTCCTGCTCACTCGGATACGGGCACCCGTCTTCAGTCCGCCGCCGACCAGTCCATGGGGAATGGCGAACCGAAGGAAGCTGTCACCACCCACTGA
- a CDS encoding amidohydrolase family protein — protein MDRIDCHQHLLYPEHFSYDWTAAFPVLGGKSFRVNDYRAATVTSQVRESIFMEVDVPFAQAVGEAAFFCELADDPANGISGVIAACRPEENDISAWLQATAHPRLVGYRRVLHTQPDELSTAPVFRENVARIGTKGLTFDLCILPRQHAIAAELIDACPGTRFVLDHCGVPDIAAGDLNFWKAGLKELSRRPNLACKISGIIAYASPERIEADTLRPVVEHVIDCFGWDRLVWGSDWPLCNLTRDMTTWITLLDEILAGCSQDELDRLYQRNVRRIYQLKPFAP, from the coding sequence ATGGACCGTATCGACTGCCATCAGCATCTCCTTTATCCGGAGCATTTCTCATACGACTGGACGGCGGCGTTCCCGGTTCTTGGGGGGAAATCATTCCGCGTGAATGACTACCGCGCCGCGACGGTCACGTCCCAAGTGAGGGAGTCCATCTTCATGGAGGTCGATGTGCCCTTCGCGCAAGCGGTCGGTGAAGCCGCGTTCTTCTGTGAGCTCGCGGACGATCCCGCGAACGGGATTTCGGGGGTCATCGCGGCCTGCCGTCCCGAAGAGAATGACATCAGTGCCTGGCTCCAGGCTACGGCGCATCCACGTCTGGTGGGATACCGCCGCGTGCTGCATACCCAACCCGACGAGTTGTCCACCGCTCCGGTCTTTCGTGAAAACGTCGCGCGGATCGGGACGAAGGGTCTCACTTTCGATCTCTGCATACTGCCGCGTCAGCATGCAATCGCCGCGGAACTCATCGATGCCTGTCCGGGCACGCGCTTCGTCCTCGACCATTGCGGGGTTCCGGACATTGCGGCGGGTGATCTCAATTTCTGGAAGGCCGGACTGAAGGAGCTTTCGCGTCGCCCCAACCTCGCGTGCAAGATCTCCGGCATCATCGCCTACGCCTCGCCGGAGCGCATCGAAGCCGACACCCTGCGCCCGGTCGTCGAACACGTGATCGATTGTTTCGGCTGGGACCGCTTGGTTTGGGGGAGCGATTGGCCGCTCTGCAATCTCACCCGTGACATGACCACCTGGATCACACTGCTGGATGAGATTCTGGCGGGTTGCTCCCAAGACGAACTCGATCGCCTCTATCAGCGCAACGTGCGGCGCATTTATCAACTGAAGCCTTTTGCTCCATGA
- a CDS encoding fumarylacetoacetate hydrolase family protein: MKLIRHGQPGHEKTGVILADGRHIDVSAAFANYDEAFFASDGLTRLTEWLAANATSAPEVAAGARLGSPIARPSKIICIGLNYRDHAAESGMAEPAEPVVFFKATTALTGPDDGLVIPRSSEKTDWEVELAVVIGKTAKHVSYEDALSHVAGYVLHNDYSERAWQLERGGQWVKGKSADTYAPLGPWLATPDEIVDPHALRLWLTVNGEKKQDGNTANFIFNIPHVISYLSGFMTLLPGDVISTGTPAGVGLGFNPPQYLKPGDVIELGIDGLGSQRQVASAEA; this comes from the coding sequence ATGAAACTCATCCGTCACGGTCAGCCCGGCCATGAGAAAACCGGCGTCATCCTCGCCGATGGTCGCCACATCGATGTTTCCGCCGCCTTCGCCAACTACGATGAAGCCTTCTTCGCCAGCGATGGCCTCACTCGACTAACAGAATGGCTTGCGGCCAACGCCACCAGTGCTCCCGAGGTGGCGGCCGGCGCCCGTTTGGGTTCTCCCATTGCCCGCCCCAGCAAGATCATCTGCATCGGCCTGAACTACCGCGACCACGCCGCCGAGTCCGGCATGGCCGAGCCCGCCGAACCGGTCGTCTTCTTCAAGGCCACCACCGCGCTTACCGGTCCCGACGACGGGCTGGTCATCCCGCGTAGCTCGGAGAAGACCGACTGGGAGGTCGAGCTTGCCGTGGTCATCGGCAAGACCGCCAAGCACGTGTCCTACGAGGATGCCCTGTCGCACGTCGCCGGCTACGTCCTTCACAACGACTACAGCGAACGCGCCTGGCAGCTCGAACGCGGCGGGCAATGGGTGAAAGGCAAGAGTGCCGATACCTACGCCCCGCTCGGCCCCTGGCTCGCCACCCCGGATGAGATCGTCGATCCCCACGCTCTGCGCCTCTGGCTTACCGTGAATGGCGAGAAGAAGCAGGACGGCAACACCGCCAACTTCATTTTCAACATTCCGCACGTCATCAGCTACCTCAGCGGCTTCATGACGCTCCTGCCCGGCGACGTGATCTCCACCGGCACGCCTGCCGGCGTTGGACTCGGCTTCAATCCGCCCCAGTATCTCAAGCCGGGCGACGTGATCGAACTCGGAATCGACGGACTCGGCAGCCAGCGCCAGGTGGCGAGCGCGGAGGCATAA
- a CDS encoding AraC family transcriptional regulator: protein MQDSDLRVLNRGCYQQPQSGVGMEFSPLSGPVRETQIVLHETGYLTKNDWWHFPNTISPFWRFYYNATPGHKVIFADCEITLGPEHVVIIPDRQIFHSHGTEAVRHFWLTFTIGVLPQKSEPIVLPADPELIDRVDRICGLFTGVGEGDRFAIYHESMALLYQSVLRMRPYLQESLRSAVLETVVGHVQNHLQEPLDIPALAKLAGLTPRSLAAHFRKEYHCTPAHFVMQMRIREAARLLAATPLTIDEIAFAVGFADRFYLTRVFSRMVGKSPAKFRREYKNHE, encoded by the coding sequence ATGCAAGACTCTGATCTCAGAGTGCTCAACCGTGGCTGCTATCAGCAGCCGCAGTCGGGGGTCGGCATGGAGTTTTCGCCCCTCTCGGGCCCGGTGCGGGAAACCCAGATCGTGCTTCATGAGACCGGCTACCTCACAAAAAACGACTGGTGGCACTTCCCAAATACCATCAGCCCCTTCTGGCGCTTCTACTACAATGCGACCCCCGGCCATAAGGTGATTTTCGCGGACTGCGAAATCACTCTCGGCCCCGAGCATGTGGTGATCATCCCCGATCGCCAGATTTTCCATTCACACGGCACCGAGGCGGTCCGGCATTTCTGGCTCACCTTCACCATCGGGGTCTTACCTCAAAAATCGGAACCCATTGTCCTGCCGGCCGATCCTGAATTGATAGACCGGGTCGACCGGATCTGTGGGCTCTTCACGGGAGTGGGTGAAGGAGATCGCTTTGCCATCTACCACGAGAGCATGGCCTTGCTTTACCAGTCGGTCCTGCGGATGCGGCCCTATCTGCAGGAATCGCTGCGGTCCGCGGTTCTGGAAACCGTGGTGGGCCACGTCCAAAACCATTTGCAGGAACCGCTCGATATCCCCGCCCTGGCGAAACTGGCCGGACTTACCCCGCGCTCCCTGGCCGCTCATTTCCGCAAGGAGTATCACTGCACGCCCGCCCACTTCGTCATGCAAATGCGAATTCGTGAAGCAGCACGGCTCTTGGCGGCCACTCCCCTGACGATCGATGAGATCGCCTTTGCGGTCGGATTCGCGGATCGCTTTTATCTGACCCGCGTCTTCTCGCGTATGGTCGGCAAGTCTCCCGCAAAATTCCGCCGCGAATATAAGAATCATGAATGA
- a CDS encoding sodium:solute symporter family transporter: MNIGPIDWIIVVVYLVGVVGLGCWAGIVARRKGKTKGESEAGDYFMAAHTLKWPVIGLALFATNISCVHLVSLAQSGYDTGLLNGNFEWMAAFTLILLGFFFAPFYLKSKVATLPDFLEKRYCRECRDWLAVVSIVAAIIFHIAFPLATGWLILHDIFGIEKWTCIVVMCVLTGIYTVTGGLAAVAITETIQTIILLLGAFVITWFAWEKTGGWGGMTAALDSTPGSSDSQLMSMLRPHGDPSGMPWYAVFLGYPVLGIWYWCADQTIVQRVLGARSENDARVGSIFCGLIKILPVFIFIVPGLMLYTAVKQGRVDGVSQVRVVGTATAPDGTKEHTIALTGATGAGETIIVKQGDQLDLSQYPAAASGKEPAIIIGPGVPVKGDGNGSMLTPPGVKAYQSKEVYAVMIRKLLPSGVLGVLAAALMAALMGNLSSASNSIATMVSYDIVKRFRPHTGDKQLVRIGRIATLVAISSGIALVPLLDRYESIFSGINDIIAHMAPPITSVFVLGVFWPAASARGAKWTMWLGSLLGVMAFTLKTLHVWKPADFAWVPAFLYETPFMMMAFYMCVACIAMQVVFTLLMPKEAGEDPQSLYWRYPLEALEFPGWRGLGNYKVLAAIVILAMTSLYAIFR; this comes from the coding sequence ATGAACATCGGTCCCATCGATTGGATTATCGTCGTTGTCTACCTCGTCGGGGTGGTGGGACTCGGCTGCTGGGCCGGAATTGTCGCCAGAAGGAAAGGCAAGACGAAGGGGGAGTCCGAGGCCGGCGACTACTTCATGGCCGCACATACCCTGAAGTGGCCCGTCATCGGACTCGCGCTCTTCGCCACCAACATCTCCTGCGTCCACCTCGTCAGCCTCGCCCAGTCGGGCTACGACACCGGTCTGCTCAATGGGAACTTCGAGTGGATGGCCGCATTCACGCTAATCCTGCTCGGCTTCTTCTTCGCGCCCTTCTACCTGAAGTCGAAGGTCGCGACGCTGCCCGACTTCCTTGAGAAGCGATACTGCCGCGAGTGCCGCGACTGGCTGGCCGTGGTGTCCATTGTCGCAGCGATCATCTTCCACATCGCCTTTCCCCTGGCGACCGGCTGGCTGATCCTGCACGACATCTTCGGCATCGAGAAATGGACCTGCATTGTCGTGATGTGTGTCCTCACCGGGATCTACACCGTCACCGGTGGTTTGGCGGCGGTTGCCATCACCGAGACCATCCAGACGATCATCCTGCTGCTGGGTGCCTTTGTCATCACGTGGTTTGCATGGGAGAAGACTGGCGGGTGGGGTGGCATGACCGCCGCGCTCGACTCCACCCCGGGCTCCAGCGACAGCCAGTTGATGAGCATGCTCCGCCCGCACGGTGACCCCAGCGGCATGCCATGGTATGCGGTGTTTCTCGGCTATCCCGTGCTGGGTATCTGGTACTGGTGCGCGGATCAGACGATTGTCCAGCGGGTGCTCGGCGCGCGCAGCGAGAACGACGCCCGCGTCGGCTCGATCTTCTGCGGCTTGATCAAGATCTTGCCGGTCTTCATCTTCATCGTGCCTGGACTGATGCTCTACACGGCGGTGAAGCAGGGGAGGGTGGATGGCGTTTCCCAAGTCCGCGTCGTCGGCACGGCGACCGCTCCCGATGGCACCAAGGAACACACCATCGCCCTCACCGGAGCCACCGGTGCGGGGGAGACGATCATCGTCAAACAAGGCGACCAGCTCGATCTTTCCCAGTACCCTGCGGCTGCTTCGGGCAAGGAGCCCGCGATCATCATCGGCCCCGGCGTGCCGGTGAAAGGGGACGGCAACGGTAGTATGCTCACCCCGCCGGGCGTGAAGGCCTATCAGTCCAAGGAGGTGTATGCCGTGATGATCCGCAAGCTGCTGCCGAGCGGCGTTCTCGGAGTGCTCGCCGCGGCATTGATGGCCGCACTGATGGGGAATCTTTCGAGCGCCTCGAACTCCATTGCGACAATGGTCAGCTACGACATCGTCAAACGCTTCCGGCCGCACACCGGCGACAAGCAACTGGTCCGGATCGGCCGCATTGCCACGCTGGTCGCGATCTCCTCGGGCATCGCGCTGGTGCCGCTGCTCGACCGCTACGAGAGCATCTTCAGCGGGATCAATGACATCATTGCTCACATGGCGCCGCCGATCACCAGTGTGTTCGTCCTCGGCGTGTTTTGGCCCGCCGCTTCCGCCCGCGGAGCGAAGTGGACCATGTGGCTTGGCTCGCTTCTGGGCGTCATGGCCTTCACGTTGAAAACCCTGCACGTTTGGAAGCCCGCCGACTTCGCATGGGTGCCGGCGTTCCTTTACGAGACGCCGTTCATGATGATGGCGTTTTACATGTGCGTCGCCTGCATCGCGATGCAGGTCGTGTTCACGCTGCTGATGCCGAAGGAAGCTGGTGAAGATCCCCAGTCGCTCTACTGGCGTTACCCGCTCGAAGCGCTGGAGTTCCCCGGCTGGCGGGGGCTCGGCAACTACAAGGTCCTCGCGGCGATTGTCATCCTCGCAATGACTTCACTCTACGCCATCTTCCGCTGA
- a CDS encoding alpha-L-fucosidase: MITRISIGKSPSAIMLKVKRLLLAPCCLLWLGPALHAQSSVRGPLRPEHTPSFKFQSFSPERWDTSSFAPAGAQQWWQEARLGMFVHFGVASLKGVELGWGRGTHLSPDGGTGPIPDEVYDNLYKDFKLENFDAKEWVNIARSAGAKYIVIVTKHHDGFHMWDTAFSDYKITNSPFDRDYIKELADACHAAGMPIGFYFAQREFYHPQYNPRGNLAGRDHKKYLEYQFNAVRELLTKYGKIDILWLDAAWWGGMFKEEDWDAERLYRLIRECQPQILINNRASIPGDFDTPEQHVGNFQHDRPWESCVTLTSQWSYHPTAGVKSVQQLISLLVQTSTGDGNLLLNVGPMPTGEIQPKEVAALKGVGEWLKKYGVSVYHTRGGPLRNSTWGGTTYRGDTVYVHILRWPGPSLPLAPIDEKIVSARALTGGAVKFEQSAGVITLSMDEKDRDPLDTIIELKLDRPVTKIYEAKAAPSIFDGPGYGEVISGAATFTASSSWPEYDDPSLHPTLFTGKNQDYAFHTMSEKSPWAIIDLGGVKNIKGLRIANRRGDTRARDLEVLVSADKSEWTPVWKAASHAEIWSVPVTQFVAGAYVPGKNARYVKLQLPEGASRPLLLKQVEVFGEQN; the protein is encoded by the coding sequence ATGATCACCCGCATTTCCATCGGCAAATCTCCATCCGCCATTATGCTCAAGGTGAAACGCCTCTTGCTAGCGCCGTGCTGTCTGCTGTGGCTCGGCCCTGCCCTCCACGCGCAAAGCTCGGTGCGCGGTCCCCTGCGACCTGAACACACGCCAAGCTTCAAGTTCCAATCATTCTCGCCGGAGCGCTGGGACACCAGTTCGTTTGCCCCCGCCGGAGCGCAGCAGTGGTGGCAAGAGGCGCGGCTCGGAATGTTCGTTCATTTCGGCGTGGCGAGCCTGAAGGGTGTGGAACTCGGTTGGGGGAGGGGAACCCACCTCTCGCCCGATGGCGGCACAGGGCCAATCCCGGACGAAGTTTATGACAACCTCTACAAGGACTTCAAACTGGAGAACTTCGATGCCAAGGAATGGGTGAACATCGCGCGTTCCGCAGGCGCGAAGTACATCGTCATCGTCACCAAACACCACGACGGCTTCCACATGTGGGATACCGCGTTTTCGGACTACAAGATCACGAACTCGCCCTTCGATCGGGACTACATCAAAGAGCTGGCCGATGCCTGCCACGCGGCGGGCATGCCGATCGGGTTCTATTTCGCCCAGCGGGAATTCTATCACCCCCAGTACAATCCCAGGGGCAATCTTGCGGGACGCGACCACAAGAAATACCTCGAGTATCAATTCAACGCCGTCCGGGAGCTGCTGACCAAGTATGGCAAGATTGATATCTTATGGCTGGATGCCGCTTGGTGGGGAGGAATGTTCAAGGAGGAGGATTGGGACGCGGAACGGCTTTATCGGCTGATTCGCGAGTGCCAGCCCCAGATCCTTATCAACAATCGGGCCTCGATCCCCGGAGACTTCGACACGCCCGAGCAGCACGTCGGCAACTTCCAGCACGATCGTCCTTGGGAATCCTGTGTCACCCTCACCTCGCAATGGAGCTACCATCCCACCGCCGGGGTAAAGTCGGTCCAACAGCTCATCTCCCTTCTTGTCCAGACCTCCACCGGTGACGGCAATCTGCTACTGAACGTCGGGCCGATGCCAACCGGCGAGATCCAGCCCAAGGAGGTCGCTGCCCTGAAAGGCGTGGGCGAATGGCTGAAAAAATACGGGGTAAGCGTCTACCACACCCGCGGCGGTCCTCTGCGTAACTCCACCTGGGGGGGGACGACTTACCGTGGTGATACGGTTTACGTTCATATCCTTCGCTGGCCGGGCCCCAGTCTTCCGCTTGCGCCCATCGATGAAAAGATCGTGTCCGCCCGCGCGCTCACCGGGGGAGCGGTGAAATTCGAGCAATCCGCTGGAGTCATCACCCTCAGCATGGACGAGAAGGACCGCGATCCGCTCGACACCATCATCGAACTCAAGCTCGACCGTCCGGTCACCAAAATCTACGAGGCCAAGGCCGCGCCCTCCATTTTCGATGGCCCGGGCTATGGAGAGGTGATCTCCGGAGCCGCTACTTTCACGGCCAGTTCCTCATGGCCGGAATATGACGACCCGTCCCTTCACCCCACGCTCTTCACCGGCAAAAACCAGGACTATGCCTTCCACACCATGAGCGAGAAGAGCCCATGGGCGATCATCGATCTCGGAGGGGTTAAAAACATCAAAGGCCTTCGCATCGCCAACCGCCGCGGCGATACGCGAGCCCGAGACCTGGAAGTGTTGGTTTCCGCGGACAAGTCGGAGTGGACACCGGTCTGGAAAGCCGCCTCCCATGCGGAGATTTGGTCGGTTCCAGTCACCCAATTCGTGGCTGGAGCGTATGTGCCTGGCAAGAACGCCCGCTACGTCAAACTCCAACTCCCGGAAGGCGCATCGCGGCCACTACTTCTCAAGCAAGTCGAAGTTTTCGGCGAGCAAAATTAA
- a CDS encoding L-rhamnose mutarotase: MKARLIILLLAGVVGACAPTRVERHAWVTGLKPEKASYYRKLHANPWPSVNVTLKECNVREFVIYERDIEAKTYLFAYLEYTGKDFDADMKKMAADPQTQRWWKETDPCQSPLPDALKAGKIWADTRELYHLP; this comes from the coding sequence ATGAAGGCCCGCCTCATCATCCTTCTCCTTGCCGGTGTCGTCGGTGCCTGCGCACCGACCCGCGTCGAACGCCATGCCTGGGTCACCGGCTTGAAGCCGGAGAAGGCCAGCTACTATCGCAAGCTTCACGCCAACCCGTGGCCGTCCGTCAACGTGACGCTCAAGGAGTGCAATGTGAGAGAATTTGTCATCTACGAACGGGACATCGAAGCGAAGACCTACCTTTTCGCCTACCTTGAGTATACGGGGAAGGACTTCGACGCCGACATGAAGAAGATGGCCGCGGATCCCCAGACCCAACGCTGGTGGAAGGAAACCGATCCGTGCCAGTCGCCACTGCCGGACGCACTCAAGGCCGGCAAGATCTGGGCCGATACCCGGGAACTCTACCATTTGCCCTAA